One genomic window of Evansella cellulosilytica DSM 2522 includes the following:
- a CDS encoding ABC transporter permease: protein MQEYIKEMLKRKDLLFYLVKSGLKAEHRNSYLGYFWWLLDPLLNVVVYYFLVIVILQRYSDVPEYPVYLVIGMVVWRWMNTTVNTSAKAITKYSSIINQVYLPKSIFPLAMTSTQLFNFAFGLVVIAIFLAIFGIVPGWHVILLPVIILIQLIFLTAVSLFLAYICVFVRDIDNILSHILRLFFYSSPIIWIGSRLPEQYDWIVAINPVAIIIESYRDVLMYNTAPSFTGLFIIALLSIIVIFGMLRHYSKNEHKIIKAL, encoded by the coding sequence ATGCAAGAATATATTAAAGAAATGTTAAAAAGGAAAGATCTTTTATTTTATCTAGTAAAGTCAGGTCTAAAGGCAGAACACCGTAATAGCTATTTAGGATATTTTTGGTGGCTGTTAGACCCTTTGCTAAATGTTGTAGTGTACTACTTTTTAGTAATTGTAATTCTACAGAGGTATTCTGATGTACCAGAATACCCTGTTTACTTAGTAATTGGTATGGTTGTCTGGCGTTGGATGAATACTACTGTAAATACGTCGGCAAAAGCAATTACAAAGTATTCTTCAATTATTAACCAAGTTTATTTGCCAAAGTCCATTTTCCCATTAGCTATGACTTCTACTCAATTGTTTAACTTTGCATTTGGATTAGTGGTAATAGCTATATTCTTAGCTATCTTTGGAATTGTACCAGGTTGGCATGTTATTTTATTACCAGTTATAATATTAATTCAATTAATATTTTTGACTGCTGTAAGTTTATTCTTAGCTTATATATGTGTTTTTGTTCGAGATATTGATAATATTCTATCACATATTTTGCGCTTGTTTTTCTACTCTTCTCCAATTATATGGATAGGGAGCCGTTTGCCAGAACAGTATGATTGGATTGTGGCAATAAACCCTGTAGCAATAATAATTGAATCATACAGGGATGTACTAATGTATAATACAGCTCCATCATTCACCGGTTTATTTATAATAGCATTATTGTCAATCATAGTTATTTTTGGAATGCTACGTCATTATAGCAAGAATGAACACAAAATAATTAAAGCATTATAA
- a CDS encoding SGNH/GDSL hydrolase family protein, giving the protein MKKLVALLLVLIFCITVITGGRLTYNKKLNNIANSAVDEYKAALIELEQKEMEAIAMEEARIETLLHTLTEGLNNQIKELILENYHQDGDVKILVFGTNNVILENEDGKSWPKIAEDRLNEAYEKDMFVFESKSFGDRTSIQIIEEGLHVQLAENDADIVLIESSIWNDSIGQVAPADTRTVLSMKMNAIERENEDAVILVHPAPPVYDTQFYPIYVEELKEFVIEEGYLYIDYWTDWPSIDDEVLLNYVNDGGSSLTDLGKLSLSENILDIFMNK; this is encoded by the coding sequence ATGAAAAAATTAGTTGCTTTACTTTTAGTTTTAATATTTTGTATAACCGTCATTACAGGGGGGAGATTAACCTATAATAAAAAACTCAATAACATAGCTAATTCAGCTGTAGATGAGTATAAGGCTGCATTAATTGAATTAGAACAAAAAGAGATGGAAGCTATTGCGATGGAGGAAGCAAGAATCGAAACGCTTCTACATACATTAACCGAAGGTCTCAACAACCAAATAAAAGAGCTGATATTAGAGAACTATCATCAAGATGGTGATGTAAAAATACTTGTATTTGGAACGAACAATGTAATATTAGAAAATGAAGATGGGAAATCATGGCCAAAGATTGCGGAAGATAGATTAAATGAAGCGTATGAAAAGGATATGTTCGTATTTGAATCAAAATCGTTTGGTGATCGAACGAGTATTCAAATCATAGAGGAAGGGCTTCATGTACAACTGGCAGAGAATGATGCGGACATTGTTTTGATAGAATCGAGTATTTGGAATGATAGTATTGGACAAGTGGCTCCCGCAGACACGCGCACTGTTCTTAGTATGAAGATGAATGCGATAGAACGTGAAAATGAAGATGCAGTTATCCTTGTTCACCCTGCACCACCTGTTTATGATACACAATTCTATCCTATATATGTTGAGGAATTAAAGGAATTTGTCATTGAGGAAGGTTATTTGTATATAGATTATTGGACAGATTGGCCAAGTATAGATGATGAAGTTCTATTAAATTATGTTAATGATGGTGGGAGTTCACTTACTGATCTTGGAAAATTAAGTTTAAGTGAAAACATTTTGGATATATTTATGAATAAATAA
- a CDS encoding tetratricopeptide repeat protein: MSKIDTIEKINNAKKLMKKRKWSKAIEEWKDVLDVQKGNPKIYLNLGKCYRATGKYDAAELAIKEGMYQSKKTNKEQTEVRVMFYSELFGVYKKQKKWDEAINVGEKLTNLEPKSEKYYRWISRIYEKKNMKDLESKYMKESLEIRLSPSLNEVINHVECGLEAQGYLCKSNYRCITGANNLGVIEHFPINNESNKREYITKIIENFKIGNESLFYSKIRNTFSVLQNVTPRMVHYTESNNIKFLTLEKVEGVHPTKEELKEILNLHKAITSIKFDDVKGLFTKNEHIFRNNEPELAYFFQNMHDGYVNEEIFKWLFMEINKKQYSVDIYTLIQKLKGLIIDNKLFSILEPKQNYTLMHGDFHHKNIITSSQGVSKVIDWAFCGVGPNGIDLVILFRRFQYKFKQIEKNFLSDLESGGKLKNIEKIFFCYGLIVTWFRYQEIKMINSNDQNLETIINYIESLVNQELENNNQDQILTINSKFTNKALKNNNSDLQLSQDNSKTTNISILTRLKQLFNKDN, from the coding sequence GTGAGTAAAATAGATACAATTGAAAAAATAAATAATGCAAAAAAATTAATGAAAAAAAGAAAATGGTCAAAAGCAATAGAGGAATGGAAAGATGTTCTAGACGTTCAAAAAGGTAATCCAAAAATATATTTAAATTTAGGGAAATGTTATCGTGCTACTGGTAAATATGATGCTGCAGAATTAGCAATTAAAGAGGGGATGTATCAAAGTAAAAAAACAAATAAAGAGCAAACAGAAGTACGTGTTATGTTTTATAGTGAACTATTTGGAGTATATAAAAAACAGAAAAAATGGGATGAAGCAATCAATGTTGGGGAAAAGTTGACTAACTTAGAGCCTAAAAGTGAAAAGTATTATCGATGGATAAGTCGAATTTATGAAAAGAAAAACATGAAGGACTTAGAATCAAAATACATGAAGGAAAGTTTAGAAATTAGACTATCCCCATCTTTGAATGAGGTGATAAATCATGTCGAGTGTGGTTTGGAAGCTCAAGGCTATCTGTGCAAATCCAATTACAGATGTATAACGGGAGCAAATAATCTCGGTGTTATTGAGCACTTTCCCATTAATAACGAAAGTAATAAAAGGGAATATATTACGAAAATTATTGAGAACTTTAAGATAGGAAATGAATCTTTATTTTATTCTAAAATACGTAATACATTTTCAGTATTACAAAACGTTACGCCTAGAATGGTTCATTATACTGAATCTAACAATATTAAATTTTTGACATTAGAGAAAGTAGAAGGCGTTCATCCAACTAAAGAAGAATTAAAAGAGATTTTAAATCTGCATAAGGCAATAACTTCTATTAAATTCGACGATGTTAAGGGTTTATTTACAAAAAATGAACATATTTTTAGAAACAACGAACCTGAGTTGGCATATTTCTTTCAAAATATGCATGATGGATATGTAAATGAAGAGATATTTAAATGGCTTTTTATGGAAATAAATAAAAAGCAATATTCTGTTGATATCTACACTCTAATTCAAAAACTTAAGGGTTTAATTATAGACAATAAATTATTTAGTATTTTAGAGCCAAAACAGAACTACACTCTAATGCATGGAGATTTCCATCATAAAAATATAATAACTAGTTCTCAAGGGGTTAGTAAGGTCATTGATTGGGCCTTTTGTGGCGTGGGCCCAAATGGAATTGATCTCGTAATATTATTTAGAAGATTTCAATACAAATTTAAACAAATAGAAAAAAATTTCCTTTCTGACTTAGAGAGTGGAGGAAAGCTTAAAAATATTGAGAAGATATTTTTTTGTTACGGACTAATTGTTACATGGTTTAGATATCAAGAAATAAAAATGATTAATTCAAATGACCAAAATCTTGAAACAATTATTAATTATATCGAATCATTAGTAAATCAAGAATTAGAAAATAATAATCAAGATCAAATATTAACAATTAATAGTAAATTTACAAATAAAGCATTAAAAAATAATAATAGTGATTTACAATTATCTCAAGACAATTCGAAAACTACTAACATAAGTATTTTAACTCGTTTAAAACAATTGTTTAACAAAGATAATTAA
- a CDS encoding ABC transporter ATP-binding protein encodes MSFNKMNRLNEYDQNKEVVIKAENLGASFVSGYKDDYKSHVINFFKKKENDEDAEGKVVWPIRNLNFRGYRGEILGIIGSNGSGKTTLCKILSGILNPDEGEIQVKGKVSALFSLGMGFNKSLTGRENVYLNGMMLGIDKKRIHESIDEIHAFSGVGDFMDQPMKYYSSGMRARLGFSVAAYLEPEILILDEALNTGDKEFSEKAAVKIKELVKKAKMVILVTHSLKYAETNCDRLIWLEKGIIKEVGNPKDVIERYQSTLPEKKTKKKRKLDLKKTESIIRDTTIIKAENLSVSYNIKKGKHWALKDINFKINEGEVVGIIGHNGAGKSTVCKVLTRILTPDKGVLKVNGETTALLGYGTGFNAQLTGSDNIYLNGMLLGIPKDRVNRDYNDIVKFSELGKAINKPVKEYSSGMKSRLGFSIAATLQPDIFIIDEALSTGDISFKQKASEKIQEMMESAKAVIIVSHSMGFVEKVCTRAIWIENGEIKFDGDSKEAVKLYKEKVRGTKDKGK; translated from the coding sequence ATGTCATTTAATAAGATGAATAGACTGAATGAATATGATCAAAATAAAGAAGTAGTAATAAAGGCAGAGAATCTTGGTGCATCTTTTGTTTCTGGATATAAAGATGATTATAAATCACACGTAATTAATTTTTTTAAGAAAAAGGAAAATGATGAAGATGCCGAAGGTAAAGTAGTGTGGCCAATAAGGAATTTAAACTTTAGAGGTTATAGAGGTGAAATATTAGGTATTATTGGCTCAAATGGCTCTGGTAAAACAACACTGTGTAAGATACTATCAGGTATTCTTAATCCTGATGAAGGAGAAATTCAAGTTAAAGGAAAAGTGTCAGCTTTATTTTCCTTAGGGATGGGATTCAATAAATCTCTCACTGGACGCGAAAATGTATATCTTAATGGAATGATGTTGGGTATAGACAAAAAAAGAATTCATGAATCTATAGATGAAATTCATGCATTTTCAGGAGTTGGTGATTTTATGGACCAACCAATGAAATATTATTCAAGTGGAATGAGGGCTCGTTTAGGTTTTAGCGTTGCAGCATATCTAGAACCAGAAATTTTAATTCTTGATGAAGCTTTAAACACAGGTGATAAGGAATTTAGTGAAAAAGCAGCTGTGAAGATAAAGGAACTAGTTAAAAAAGCAAAAATGGTCATTTTAGTAACACATAGTCTAAAATATGCTGAAACTAATTGCGATCGCTTGATTTGGTTGGAAAAGGGTATTATTAAAGAAGTAGGAAATCCAAAGGATGTCATAGAAAGATATCAGTCTACATTACCAGAAAAAAAAACAAAGAAAAAGAGAAAGTTAGATCTAAAAAAAACAGAATCTATAATAAGAGACACTACAATAATTAAGGCTGAAAATCTTAGTGTGTCATATAATATAAAAAAAGGGAAACATTGGGCTTTAAAAGATATTAATTTTAAGATTAATGAAGGAGAAGTTGTTGGGATAATTGGGCATAATGGTGCTGGAAAAAGTACTGTTTGTAAAGTATTAACAAGAATTCTTACTCCTGATAAAGGCGTTCTTAAAGTAAATGGTGAAACTACAGCACTATTGGGGTATGGGACTGGATTTAATGCACAATTAACGGGTAGTGATAATATATACTTAAACGGAATGTTGTTAGGTATACCAAAGGATAGAGTGAATCGGGATTATAATGATATAGTTAAATTTTCTGAACTTGGCAAGGCAATAAATAAACCAGTTAAAGAATATTCAAGTGGAATGAAATCTAGATTAGGATTTAGTATTGCAGCAACATTACAACCAGATATATTTATTATAGATGAAGCTTTATCTACTGGGGATATATCATTTAAACAAAAAGCAAGTGAAAAGATCCAGGAGATGATGGAAAGTGCAAAAGCGGTTATAATTGTGTCACATAGTATGGGGTTTGTTGAAAAAGTTTGTACAAGAGCAATTTGGATTGAAAACGGCGAAATAAAATTTGATGGAGATTCAAAAGAAGCAGTAAAGCTTTACAAGGAAAAGGTTAGAGGTACAAAAGATAAAGGTAAATAG
- a CDS encoding glycosyltransferase: MMSKRVSRKIADFFQWVYDKVLTSEQRGRIKKFLSENQKQFLKSKFKNGKKQIQLDKIDRVKYRLTSLGFNGKAYDDLKMMYKNSEDDNMRKLAGWELALWHANQYTSDDAEQCIKYLEGTFKNEKEFGNIKKNAILQAECLDLLGKIEEAKKVILKALQIKDDPDLFLSYANLEPELQTKIEYINKALSIKKLSNISISDSGKTMYDRLKGRKGEDPRKLIKNVIPKVTVIIPVYNAEEGLTTALDSVLSQTWTNLEIIVVDDCSTDSTVTIVNEYIKKDSRVLLIKTETNSGPYIARNLALKKSTGTYVTINDADDWSHPQKIERQVTHLEGNPKVIGNTSQQSRATNELKFFRRGKPGHFIFSNMSSFMFRREPVLEKIGYWDSVRFGADSEFIKRVKLVFGDKSVIELTTGPLSFQRQTNTSLTGSSAFGFPGYFMGARKEYTEAQTYYHSNTENYYYNFPQKQRPFPIPEPMLPSRESTNDEKRKFDVIIVSDFRLDGGSTISNLEEIKAQKEMGFRTGLIQLARYDYSPKKFINSKIRDTIDGVNVQMLVYGEQVACRLLIIRYPPVLEEWQRFVPSVEAEFACVIVNQTPMSDYGDTGIKRFDIIKCNRHLQEYFGVSGTWYPIGPLVRKTLYKHHKKEIEEISLGNDDWNNIINIKEWRRESYEPNKEKIKIGRHSRDHVVKWPENKDELLEIYPVNDNFEVHVLGGGEIPRGILGKLPENWRVYNFDEKEPKEFLATLDVFVYYTHSDWVESFGRVIIEAMAVGVPVILPYEYKELFGEAAIYAFPSEVQKKVELLIADEKKYQEQIEIANDYVEKHFGYTKHGQRLAKYTKI, from the coding sequence ATGATGTCTAAAAGGGTATCACGAAAAATTGCTGATTTTTTTCAATGGGTTTATGATAAAGTACTAACATCGGAGCAAAGAGGTAGAATAAAAAAATTTCTGAGTGAGAATCAGAAACAGTTTTTAAAAAGTAAATTTAAAAATGGAAAAAAACAAATACAATTAGATAAGATAGATAGAGTTAAATATCGTCTAACATCACTTGGTTTTAATGGAAAAGCATATGATGATCTTAAAATGATGTATAAAAACAGTGAAGATGACAACATGAGAAAGCTTGCGGGATGGGAGCTGGCACTCTGGCATGCAAATCAATATACTTCGGACGATGCTGAACAATGTATTAAGTATTTAGAAGGTACATTTAAAAATGAAAAAGAATTCGGCAATATTAAAAAAAATGCGATATTACAAGCAGAATGTTTAGACTTGCTAGGTAAAATTGAGGAAGCAAAGAAAGTAATTTTGAAAGCATTACAGATTAAAGACGATCCGGATTTGTTTTTATCCTATGCTAACCTAGAGCCGGAGTTACAGACAAAAATAGAGTATATTAATAAAGCGTTAAGTATAAAAAAATTATCAAATATATCAATATCTGATTCAGGCAAGACAATGTATGACAGGTTAAAAGGAAGAAAAGGGGAAGATCCTAGAAAACTAATTAAAAATGTAATTCCAAAGGTAACAGTAATTATACCTGTTTACAATGCAGAAGAAGGGCTGACCACAGCACTAGACTCTGTGTTGTCACAAACTTGGACAAACCTTGAAATTATTGTAGTGGATGACTGTAGTACAGATAGTACTGTTACCATAGTTAATGAATATATTAAGAAAGATTCAAGAGTACTTTTGATTAAGACAGAAACCAATAGTGGTCCCTATATTGCTCGTAATCTAGCTCTTAAAAAATCTACAGGAACCTATGTGACAATAAATGATGCTGATGATTGGTCCCATCCTCAAAAAATTGAAAGACAAGTAACACACTTGGAAGGTAATCCAAAGGTAATAGGGAATACCTCTCAACAATCAAGAGCAACTAATGAATTGAAGTTTTTTAGAAGAGGGAAACCAGGCCATTTTATTTTTAGTAACATGTCATCATTTATGTTTAGGCGTGAACCTGTTTTGGAGAAAATAGGTTATTGGGATTCAGTAAGATTTGGGGCTGATTCTGAGTTTATAAAAAGGGTTAAGTTAGTTTTTGGTGATAAGTCTGTAATTGAATTAACAACAGGTCCCCTTTCTTTTCAAAGACAAACTAATACTTCTTTAACTGGTAGTTCTGCTTTTGGATTTCCTGGTTACTTTATGGGAGCCAGAAAAGAGTATACAGAGGCTCAAACCTATTATCACTCTAATACTGAAAACTATTATTATAACTTTCCGCAAAAACAAAGACCATTTCCTATACCTGAACCTATGTTACCATCTCGTGAGTCTACAAATGATGAAAAACGGAAATTTGACGTAATCATTGTTTCAGATTTTAGACTTGATGGAGGCTCAACTATTTCAAACTTAGAAGAAATAAAGGCTCAAAAAGAAATGGGATTTAGGACAGGACTAATTCAATTAGCTCGTTATGATTATTCACCAAAGAAATTTATCAACTCTAAAATAAGAGACACCATTGATGGAGTTAATGTTCAAATGCTTGTTTATGGAGAACAAGTAGCCTGTAGATTATTAATTATAAGGTACCCACCTGTATTGGAAGAATGGCAACGCTTTGTACCAAGTGTAGAAGCAGAATTTGCTTGTGTAATAGTTAACCAAACTCCAATGAGCGATTATGGGGATACTGGTATAAAGCGATTCGATATCATAAAGTGCAATCGCCATTTGCAAGAGTATTTTGGTGTTTCTGGTACTTGGTATCCGATTGGACCATTAGTGAGAAAAACTTTATATAAACATCATAAAAAAGAAATAGAAGAGATATCTTTAGGAAATGATGATTGGAATAACATAATTAACATTAAGGAATGGAGACGAGAGTCCTACGAACCAAATAAAGAAAAAATAAAAATAGGAAGACACTCTAGAGATCATGTAGTTAAATGGCCAGAGAATAAAGATGAACTCCTAGAGATTTACCCTGTGAATGATAATTTTGAAGTTCATGTCCTAGGAGGGGGCGAAATCCCCAGGGGAATATTAGGAAAGTTGCCAGAAAATTGGCGTGTTTATAATTTTGATGAAAAAGAACCAAAGGAATTTTTGGCAACTCTTGATGTATTTGTTTACTATACTCATTCGGATTGGGTCGAATCTTTTGGTCGTGTTATTATTGAAGCGATGGCTGTTGGGGTTCCAGTTATACTTCCTTATGAATATAAAGAATTATTTGGAGAAGCTGCTATATATGCATTCCCTTCAGAAGTGCAAAAAAAGGTTGAACTATTAATAGCAGATGAAAAGAAATATCAAGAACAGATTGAAATTGCCAACGATTACGTTGAGAAACATTTTGGATATACAAAACATGGGCAAAGATTGGCAAAGTATACAAAGATATAA
- a CDS encoding glycosyltransferase translates to MEKKNVLFFIYQMGGGGAARTLLNIINNLDREKFAPKLVTLNFDGSYEHELKSDVEFIKLRTTRLSRSIFSLSKIIKEKDIDIVFSTIPRVNTIAILATRLSFSKAKCVVREADNLGGTFKEDLQLRGFGMMYKLSNQVVSLSEGVKENLVSKYKVKPSHIEVIYNPVDIQHINHKIVTGKVDSQFQPIFETGDKVIITAGRLVEQKDQTTLLKAFAKVNEEISSQLVILGEGPLKDSLISEAKQLNIENRIHFIGFQSNPYIYFKHADVFVLSSIHEGFSHVIAEALATKTPVVSTNCKSGPSEVLNGGEFGYLCPVGSVEEMKAYILKVLKKEKDEVNQMIEHGYRRAHDFDAKKIVKQYEEIFLKTLREK, encoded by the coding sequence GTGGAAAAGAAAAACGTCTTATTTTTTATATACCAAATGGGTGGCGGAGGAGCTGCTCGAACGTTACTCAATATCATTAACAACTTAGACCGGGAAAAGTTTGCACCCAAATTAGTTACTTTAAATTTTGATGGTTCCTACGAGCACGAATTAAAAAGTGATGTTGAGTTTATTAAATTACGAACGACTCGTTTAAGTAGATCTATTTTTAGTTTGTCAAAAATCATAAAAGAAAAAGATATTGATATTGTTTTTAGTACAATCCCAAGAGTGAATACAATCGCTATCCTTGCTACGCGGCTAAGTTTTTCAAAAGCAAAATGTGTCGTTAGGGAAGCGGATAACTTAGGGGGGACCTTTAAAGAGGACTTACAGCTTCGTGGATTTGGAATGATGTATAAGCTATCTAATCAAGTTGTATCTTTGTCTGAAGGAGTAAAGGAAAACTTAGTCAGTAAATATAAAGTAAAGCCCTCTCATATAGAAGTCATTTATAACCCTGTTGATATTCAGCATATTAATCATAAAATTGTGACTGGGAAAGTGGATAGCCAATTTCAACCGATTTTTGAGACAGGGGATAAAGTCATCATAACCGCAGGACGGTTAGTTGAACAGAAGGATCAAACGACATTACTAAAGGCTTTTGCAAAAGTAAATGAAGAAATAAGCAGTCAACTAGTAATACTTGGAGAGGGACCTTTAAAAGACAGTTTAATCTCAGAAGCGAAACAGTTAAATATCGAAAACAGGATACATTTTATTGGGTTTCAAAGTAATCCTTATATCTATTTTAAACATGCAGATGTTTTTGTGCTTTCATCTATACATGAAGGCTTTAGTCATGTCATTGCGGAAGCACTAGCGACTAAAACCCCAGTCGTATCAACAAATTGTAAATCAGGTCCATCTGAAGTATTAAACGGGGGAGAATTTGGCTATTTATGCCCTGTTGGTAGTGTCGAGGAAATGAAAGCGTATATTTTGAAAGTGTTAAAGAAAGAAAAAGATGAAGTAAACCAAATGATAGAACACGGTTATAGACGAGCACACGATTTTGATGCGAAAAAAATTGTGAAGCAATATGAAGAAATATTTTTAAAAACACTTCGAGAGAAATGA
- a CDS encoding glycosyltransferase, translating to MSNTKSVVHLTTVHHPLDPRIYYKECKSLHKAGFKVSLIVPEDHDSKEITDITVVPIKKRKGRLKRMVLSTIEAYRKARALQADYYHIHDPELLPLAWLLKKKSNVVIYDIHEDYETSMQQKEYIPKSIRKLMGKTYRLIERFFSRKLALCLAEKYYKEKYPSGTCILNYPVLNEQLIDHKIDSTMEREDKLIYTGNMTEERGAKIHARLPLIDEQINVSFYGRCPRALAEEMLHLAGEKKDQLHIEGIDRYVPKSIIDQSYVKHQWLAGIALFPPTDHYMKKELTKFFEYMSVGLPIICSNFPMWKQFVEEYSCGIAVDPYNDDEIRSAIEFLRTNRNLALEMGNNGKKAVMEKLNWHAEEKKLINWYKELALTVNDGNIS from the coding sequence ATGAGCAACACCAAGTCTGTCGTGCACTTAACGACTGTCCACCACCCTTTAGACCCGAGAATTTATTATAAGGAGTGCAAGTCTCTTCATAAAGCTGGGTTTAAAGTATCGTTAATTGTACCAGAAGATCATGATAGTAAAGAAATTACTGATATAACAGTCGTGCCAATCAAAAAGCGTAAAGGTAGATTGAAACGAATGGTTTTATCTACGATCGAAGCATATAGAAAAGCGCGTGCGCTCCAGGCAGACTATTACCATATTCATGATCCCGAGCTGCTGCCATTAGCCTGGCTTTTAAAGAAGAAATCAAATGTCGTCATCTATGACATTCATGAGGATTATGAAACGAGCATGCAGCAAAAGGAATATATCCCAAAGTCAATTAGAAAGCTAATGGGTAAAACGTATAGGCTAATAGAAAGGTTTTTTTCAAGAAAGCTAGCACTATGCTTAGCGGAAAAATACTATAAAGAGAAATATCCTTCCGGAACCTGTATTCTTAATTACCCTGTATTAAACGAGCAACTCATTGATCACAAGATTGATAGTACAATGGAACGGGAAGACAAGCTCATCTATACTGGTAATATGACTGAGGAGAGAGGGGCAAAAATCCATGCTCGGTTGCCATTAATTGACGAACAAATAAACGTTAGCTTTTACGGAAGGTGTCCTCGAGCACTGGCAGAAGAAATGCTTCATTTGGCTGGTGAAAAAAAGGATCAGTTGCATATTGAAGGCATAGATCGTTACGTTCCTAAGTCGATTATTGATCAGTCTTACGTAAAACACCAATGGTTAGCTGGTATTGCTTTATTTCCGCCAACAGATCATTACATGAAAAAGGAGCTTACTAAGTTTTTTGAATATATGAGTGTAGGATTACCTATAATATGCTCCAATTTTCCGATGTGGAAGCAGTTTGTCGAAGAATATTCATGTGGCATTGCAGTGGATCCTTATAACGATGATGAAATAAGATCCGCCATTGAGTTTTTGAGAACAAATAGGAATTTAGCTTTGGAAATGGGCAATAATGGGAAGAAGGCTGTAATGGAAAAGCTAAACTGGCATGCTGAAGAAAAAAAGCTAATCAACTGGTATAAGGAATTAGCATTAACAGTTAATGATGGAAATATCTCATAA
- a CDS encoding glycosyltransferase family 2 protein, with protein sequence MERVENKSMPLISIITPTYNSENYIADTIESVLAQTLDDWEMIIVDDCSTDNTTSVIRSYVEKDERVKLIQLEKNSGAAIARNTAISHSVGKYIAFLDGDDQWLPEKLEKQLQYMQEKGASFSFTKYKTMDQKGEETGTIVDAPETVNYHQLLKHNVIGCLTVMLDVEKVGQVKMVDIRSRQDYVLWLELCKKGFEAHGIQEVLAKYRVSQHSLSSNKVKMAKQNWKVYREIEDLSLLKSLWYFINYAFYKLSKSLFNKIL encoded by the coding sequence ATGGAAAGAGTTGAAAATAAAAGCATGCCATTAATATCAATTATTACTCCGACATATAATTCGGAAAATTATATTGCTGATACGATCGAATCTGTATTAGCTCAAACGCTAGACGATTGGGAGATGATTATCGTTGATGATTGCTCGACAGATAATACAACGAGCGTGATTAGGTCGTATGTGGAAAAAGATGAAAGAGTAAAGCTTATTCAGCTCGAAAAAAACAGTGGTGCAGCCATTGCGAGAAACACAGCTATAAGCCACTCCGTAGGTAAATATATCGCCTTCCTCGATGGTGATGACCAGTGGTTACCAGAAAAGCTAGAAAAACAATTGCAATATATGCAGGAAAAAGGTGCTTCTTTCTCTTTCACGAAGTATAAAACGATGGATCAAAAAGGCGAAGAAACGGGGACAATTGTAGATGCGCCTGAAACAGTAAACTATCACCAATTATTAAAGCATAATGTGATAGGCTGTTTAACGGTCATGCTTGATGTGGAAAAGGTTGGACAAGTTAAAATGGTCGACATACGTTCTCGCCAAGATTACGTGCTATGGCTCGAATTATGCAAAAAAGGGTTTGAAGCCCACGGGATACAAGAGGTACTAGCAAAATACAGAGTGAGCCAACACTCCTTATCGAGTAACAAAGTGAAAATGGCAAAGCAAAACTGGAAGGTATACCGGGAGATTGAGGATTTAAGTTTATTAAAAAGTTTATGGTATTTTATAAATTACGCATTTTATAAGTTAAGTAAATCTCTTTTTAATAAAATTCTATAG
- a CDS encoding class D sortase — protein MKKLIGIVFILAGLIFVGTAGYQIYQTNAAQKDALDSAREIVNRSTDERKNLTEPVEFEPDHGETIGILYIPKLDAELPIVAGTDEDDLDRGVGHFTGTGFPTQERQILLSGHRDTVFRNLGDLEIGDIFEVQMEYGTFQYEIEETFIVDADDRTVIDYSIDEEVLTVSTCYPFGFIGNAPDRYILNAKPVN, from the coding sequence ATGAAAAAACTAATTGGTATCGTCTTTATATTGGCAGGTTTAATTTTTGTTGGTACTGCAGGGTACCAAATTTATCAAACCAATGCAGCGCAAAAGGATGCACTTGATTCTGCGAGGGAAATCGTAAACCGTTCAACAGATGAAAGAAAAAATTTAACTGAGCCGGTTGAATTTGAACCTGATCATGGCGAGACGATTGGGATACTGTATATACCAAAGCTTGATGCAGAGCTTCCTATCGTTGCAGGTACAGACGAGGATGACTTGGATAGAGGAGTAGGACACTTTACTGGTACAGGCTTCCCTACACAAGAAAGACAAATTTTATTATCAGGTCATCGAGATACCGTTTTTCGTAATTTAGGTGATTTAGAGATTGGCGATATATTCGAAGTGCAAATGGAATATGGGACGTTTCAATATGAAATTGAAGAAACATTTATTGTAGATGCTGATGATAGAACGGTCATTGATTATTCGATTGATGAAGAAGTATTAACTGTCTCTACTTGTTATCCATTCGGTTTTATCGGAAATGCACCAGATAGATATATTCTTAATGCAAAGCCTGTGAATTAA